Below is a genomic region from Zea mays cultivar B73 chromosome 9, Zm-B73-REFERENCE-NAM-5.0, whole genome shotgun sequence.
GAAACTGCAATAAGAAAAAGGATCACTGCTATTTTTTAAAAAAGGAAGAACTACCTGGGGTGCAACGACGGTTTTGAGATAATTTGCCATTTCACCGCTAGCTATGGAAGGCACCTTCTGACCTGGGACATCAACCAAACAGCGCACCTCTGTGCTGCTAATTGGGTAAAATAGTATTGGCGAAGGATTGGCCAAGATAACATGGCCATGGTTTGGATGTGGAAGTTGGCAATTCTCCAATACCAGCCCAATAAAACATGATGGAACATCAACCTAAGCACATATCTCCATTAACATCCACAAGGCACAAAATTTAGCAATAAGTATATTGCAGGTATAGTGTAAAGGGTGTGTACTTTTGGAGAGCAAAGGGCACGCCGTAGATTTGAAAAGCAGCCATCACATACAATCGTCAAGGGCGCATAAGCTTTTAGTTCTTCACCTGACTTGGTTTTGTATTGAACACCTTTAACAGTACCATTTTCTTCGAGAAGTGATGTAACAGTTCCTTGTTCTAATTGAACACTGGATGAACACAACAGAGCGTCAAAATTAACACATGTTACATGCAGATGTGGTTGCACAAATAATTCGATATGTGCAAAGCTTAGACATGTCAAATCGAGAATTGAAAAGGGGAAAAAACATGAGAACTATAACACACTAAACAAAGAGCACTAATCAAGAACTTTTAACAAATTATAGGTGTCAATGCAGTAAAGTAACTTACAATACCATTCTTACAGTTAACCTTAGCAAAAGAACGAAACAATCAAACACAAGAGTACAGTACAAAAAAATAAGCAAGAATATAGCAAAGTAAGAAAAATCCATAATAATTACTGATATTACTTGGGCAAAGACGCAGCTTTCTGACGCATCCTCTGTATAAACCTCCCATTGTGAAAGCTCCTACCAGCAACATCAGAATGGAACTTCTCTAAGGGATAAGCAAGCTTTGTGTTTCTTCCATCTTTGAATAATGCGTAACCAAGCACACGTTGGGCATCAATTTCTTCCACACAATCTGAATTGAACGAAAACTGGTATAATAACTTTAGAAATGGCACGAAAATAGAATAATATAACTAAAATTGGGATTTACCTTGGAGGCCTAACTCAATTAATTTCAAGTAACCTCCAGGTTGCAACAGCTCGCCCACAATTCTGTCAGGTTCTGTCAGATCCCTCTCGATGACATGCACCCGGCGGCCATCCTACATTCCCAACAAACAAAGTAGATTAAAATAAATAGAGGAGATGAAACAATATAATACAATAGAGAGAATCCACATGAAACTAACTCGGTTCTTACTCCAATAAATGCAAATATGCATTGGAAAAAAATAAATCATTTAGCATGCCTTCAAGCCTAATTGGATTACTATTGAAGTTTGGATAGTACTAGTATACTCTCCTATAGACAGCTGGGTATACAAGATAAAAGGTTGTTTAACATGGTCTCAAACATATGTAGCCAGCTAAAACAATTTCTGTCCAGGGCTTTCTTGCTCATAAGTCATAACTTGACAAAAGGATTAGTGTATAAAAAAATCCCATGGAAGGAATATTTCATATGGGTAAGGATATTTATTGGTTGCTTTGTATCATACATATAACCATTTCTGATGTGAATATTATCTGCAAACAAATGGAAAATAGTCAATTCAAGTAACAGGACAAGGCCACATTTTCGTTTTGATGTTACATCGCTCTCAGAGTAGCTTGGAGTCATGTGCAGTTAATTTGGTCAGCAGAATTGATTGGAGAATTCTCTTTTCTTTGACCTAAACTAGTTTGTCAATTCATTAATGTTGAGAAAGGGCACATCAGTACAGTGTTGAATCAACTGCCATGTACGTTCATAAAAAAATTAGTAAGGTCCTCCAGCAACATTTTCTTCAAGGTAAACTTACAATTTCAACATAGCACTTTGAAAAATATTAAGCATGCCTAGTCATTTTACTATACAGAATTGTTCTTAGTGTCCGCGATCAAGAGAACTGATGTTTGAGGCTTAAACGTATAATCTTCCTTGGCTGTTGCTTTATCCCTCCTCGCCCCTCTGTCTTTCATTCTCCATCCAAAAAGGCTGTGGCTAAGAATTGACTAGTTCATTACAGGGTGTTCAGGTATTGCAAAAtgatttaggccctgtttggaagcAACCTAGTTTTTTAGAATCCAATTTTTATCTTAGTTTTTTAGAAACTGTTTTATGAAGGAAAAATACTGGTTTATGGTGTTTGGAACCACCTCAATTTTCATAAACTGGTTTTAGCTAGGGAAGGCTAGCTTCTTGTTTTTAAAGAAACTAAGAATCCAGTTTCTACAAACTAGGATATAAATTAATGTTTGGAACTACATCAGTTTTTATGAATAAGTTTCTTATAAACTGGGTACTTCCAAACAGACCCTTAATTGGAGAAGGGAAAATTCTCCATTATCAGTTGGACGACAACAAAATTTGGCAGCGCCTAACTGCCATAAGCCACACAAACTCCATGTCCAAAAAAGGAACAGTGACACCGACAGAAACCTCACTTTCCACAGACACAGCAAACATGCAAAATTCACCAACGTAGTTGCAACAAAACCACAATATCTTCTGTTTCTGAATCTACCTCTGAGACATATGAACAACCGTGATCAGAACCGTCAGAAAGAAAATTGGATGTctttaataataaaataataactaAGTAAAAGCATGCAAAAACAGGACCTAAGTTGTTCTTGGGTCTGCAAGCAATTCATGCCAAAAAAAAAAGTTCTTCACGCCCAGCTAGCAGTACGCAATTTAAAATACGATACTGCCGATTTTTTTTCAATATAAAAACTCTCAACTTTTAGTCATCTAGTGGAACCATGCCAAAAAAGATGAGACAAGGGAAACCACCTTTCCGAGCGTGTACGCCAGCGCAGATCCAGCCACTCCGGCGCCGACGATGATGACGTCCGTCCCGACGTCGGGACCCGCGCCGTCACCGACCGCGCAGCCTGCCTCCGGCGCGGGTTTCCCTTCCACCGGAGGCGCCTGGGCCCGGGCCCGGGCCCGGCGGCGGCGCCCCAGCACGGCCGCAACAAGGACCGCCACGATGAGCGTGGCCGTGGCAGCGCCAATGAGGTGGAGCCcgacgccgccagcggcggccatAGCAGCCATGCTGCAATGAGGCCGCCTCGTGTCGCTCCCTGGGACCTTGCGGTGCGCGGCGCGTTTGCGGCCTTGCGTGTGGGGGCTTCTTCAGGGTTGCGAGGGGGgcagggagggagaggagagcgGTTTGATGCGTCTGGGGCGAGGCGTAGGCGGGGCAGAGAGAGAGGAACGATGGGACGAGGCGTCTCTTCGAGATTCTTCCGCGTTTTATATGGGAGGAGAGCTGGAGAGGAGGAGGTTGAGGCCGCTCCGCTCGCCGCCAAGTCTGCATCGCTGGCCGGCGGGCTTGGCTTAGCTGGATTTTTCTGAATTCCTACAAATTTGTATGCAGGCTTCATTTTCTGCTTACGAGCAACGTGGCCGTATGCTGCACGGGAAGTACGCTTTATTGGACCGTCACATAAATAATTTGAGACTCAGAGATTTTTTTCTAATAATTTGTAATATGTTGTAGTACACTTTGCAATCGAACTCTACACCAATGGTTGACACGTCTTAAAGTCGGACTTCGTACCGCATTTCTATATAATAATAAAGAATACTGTCCGGTTGCCACATTTCTTCTATACAATGCTGGATGGGTCCAGAGATCTGGAGTGAAGTGATATTTGGAAATTAAAAATTCGGAGCCCCAGTTGTGTACGTGACAGTACAACCAACCATACGTACGTTTCGTCTATTAAAGATCCAAAAGTCTATCCTGTCCCTTCTATTGTATATCCCCTACCTGCACCGCCAGCGACGATCACTGGTCAACATTTCGTCACACGAGTAGAAAAGAAGCGGCCGCGTGGTGGGGCCGCGCCATCACGTGCACTGCAGCCGCATCATCGACGCACTCACTCGATCCGTCCAAAAACGATTTTCGTTTTTTTTTGTTAGAACACAATTGTCATATTTGTTAAGAGTAATAGTCGAGATCTGTAAAAATTGAGTAACAGTTAGTTAAATTTATATCTAAATGCGGGAATGCAATTTGGATTGATATATTAGTTTTTTTACTAGATGTATGCCTGTACTTACTTGGGGTCACGAATTATTGTTCACATGTTTTGACGGAGGTTTTGTTTACTTTTTTTATAAAAAACTAATAAACTGTTTTGCATCGAAACAATAACTGTTCCTGAACCATTCCAGTCTTGCATATTTCTTTCTTTAGTTACTATTTATCAACTAAAAGTCATATTCCGCTTCTATTTCTCTTTTTGCACGTACGTCACGCGCAGTCCTCCTCGTACGTCAGGCCAAGGCCAACATGCATGCGAAGGATTGTCGTGATGACGTCGGTGTTTGTCTCCACCAGCATCGTCCACAGGAACGGCCCGGCGACGATCGAGCAGCGCGCTGTCGTCGGCTCTGTCCGCCGCGGCTGCATCAGCTCGGCGAAGGCCGACCAGCACCGCCCACCACCGTGGAACTACGCGCTCACAGGGTCCCGCAGCGGCAACGACTAACCGGGTATGGACCACCAAGCCATGAAGCTTGTCTGTCTGTGTCCGAGCAACGGCTCTGTCCGACGCTCTCGCCGGATGCACCATCTCAAGACGCACGAACAGCGGCGCCGACGTGGACAATTTGACACCACGCGCACGAGCTCGATTGTATATACATGCTTATATTTCCTTTGTTTATACTTTTTTCGCACACGTGCTCTTTATATCATCTTTCGTAGATTAAGCGAGAAAAAAATGTCAAGTAAAATACAACCTTACGATAAGTGGCGAAGCTAGAATAAAATTAAGGAAAGTGCAATTAGTCTAGTGGATGCATACTAATTTTTTCTAAGGTGTATATATGGTGAAACTTTAGCTGTATCCATAGAGTTTGCATTTTTGAGGGGGTGCATTTGCATCCGCTAGGTACAATCTAGTTGCGCCCATGCGTATGAGTACAAGCTTTCCTCGTTTTATCTCACACACGTCTTTGATCCTAGACTTTACACGAACGCATGACATGACGGTATCCTCAAACAACATATGTCTGTTCGTTGTGGCTTATTTTATTTCGAAACAATTTCTACTTTTCTACTGTATTTTTGTGTCTATAAAGTGTAGTTATAGCAGTCGAATAGCTAATTTTAAACCACAGCGAACTTAACCTGCCCACGCCCCCACCTACATTAGATAACCGCAGGTCTCAATCCGATAGCTTCCTGACCGAATTCACGACAAAGCTGACCACGAAAACCATCGCACCCTGCCAGTCAGGCGGTCACTCTCATATCTCATCATCATTGGCCATCGCCTCCTCCTCGCCCGTCTCCACACCTCTGCGATGAGGTCGTCACGGCGAACGATGCCGTCGTCCATGCTTCTGTGACCGACATGGTGCACAATATAGAAGGGAAAGGGATATTGGTTTTCCCACGAGCAATATATACAACGGTAATACTTTGAAATTACTACTatcataaatatatgacaccaTTGATTTTTTTAGAAAACTTTAATCACTAGTTCTATTAAAAAATAATGAGTTATCATTttgtttgtgatttgttttatcatttAAGGTACTTTGTGTTGTACTTAAAATTTTATATTGtcgaataaatattttgaataagacggGTGATCGTTATATATTTGTCAAATATATTTGTGAACGTCCGCTCATAGCAGTAGCCGGTAGACAGTAGTTGATAGTGGGGCAGCTGCACAGTTGTACCGCGCTTTCCACGTCTTTTGCCCCTCTTGTTCGGTGGACATCACGTGGAAAAAAGCGAACCGGACGAGCGAACAAGTACTCCAGGCCAATAAGCGCGAGGaccgtgagcccggcacgaagcacgCTATTTGGATCCTGTCCGAGTTCGGTATGGTCCGGTTTTATGCGGGTCTGGGCTGGCctggcacgaataagcgggccgggctcggacagaaaACTAGACACGGTGAGCTAGCCCGGCACGACCCGTTTAACTCTAAGTCCGTTACATCTgtttttttttacactaaaacgtgcttaccggcaCGCATAgcccgcttttttcgtgctaaacaggccgggcccgctgcagGCTGGGCTCGGATAGAAAATTGAGCCCACGTGGTTAGACGGTGAAGCCTGATTTTCTAACCGTGTCTGGTGGGTCGGGCCCACCGGACCGGGCCGGACGGCCCGTTTAGCCATCTCTATACTCCACTCTCCACGTACGTTTGACGTTGATCTCTCGCTCTCTGCCTGCCACATGCAGCTTTGGCACCAGCAGAGTGTTATTAATTAGACGGTACGAGGAGACGGTTCGTTTTTTTTTTCTTCCGCTGTAAAAAATTCAGGAAGAGGTCGTGAGCAGCTGCAAGCCTGCAACCTCGGGAACCCACCAGCTAACAGTACTGTACGTCGCCATAGCGAGCTAGCGGGCAGACAGAAATATGTAAAAGGAGAGAGAATATATACAACTCCAAACTCACAACTCTAGTGCCAAAAGCGGCGGTGTCTGTTCACAACACAGAGTGCACCCTACTCCAACGCTCTCCCGTCGATGTCGACCCGGTAAATTCTATAAAAAAATTACTAGTTTGTCCGCCAGAAAATCGGAAGGATGGAAGAGGCTATAATATTCTTATTATTTAAAATTAAATAAGAAAGAGATTCTAACCCCTCAAATCCTTTTCGGATTTATGGCTGTGGGATTACTTTGAGACGGACAGGGAACAAACTTCTCctgcaaaagaaaggagcaaagtggaCCTGACATTGGATCTACTTAAAGCATTTCTTTTTTACAATTAAAGCGTCGAGAGGTACATATAACAGTAAGGAACTATTCTATGCCGCTGGATGCAATGCATCCGCTGCACATCTGCATGGCCTGGTATTGTGAGTTGCAATCCCTGTTTGTGTTTGCGACAGGGGGGCACCCGGCTCGGATGTTGCTGTGCTGTGGCACAATATCAATGAAAGGTGGACAACGTGCCCCCGTTaaatttttttttttaaaaaaaattgcaATCCCTGCCCTAACTGAGTAATTGCTGTCTTTGTTGCACAGATCAAGTGATCAACCACTACCTGATACCAGTTGGGGGAAGGCCAAGTAAACAGAGTTGATGTgtggacatatatatatatatatatatatatatatatatatatatatatatatatatatatatatatatatatatatatatatatatatatatatatatatatatatatatatatatatatatatatatatagggtgatggtaatgggagccctgggcttccattagtatggGAAGCCCCAGTCAGGTATATCTACGCGCGCTCGATCTGGTTCTGGCTCGAGCGGATTGCAGCGTAAAACGTgacctaaaacagcgtaaatgagtacgaaatttagcgtaaatcttatatctgttttgtaacagcaaacgaggcataaaattacggcgtaaaaatcgcatGCAACCGATCGTGCGCGgattctggctcgggcggattccagcgtaaaacgtgagctaaaacagcgtaaatgagtacgaaatttagcgtaattcctatatctgttttgtaacagcaaacgtagcctaaaattacggcgtaaaaatcgtgtgcacctgatcgtgcgcgggttctggctcgggtggattttagcgtaaaacgtgaaccaaaacagcgtaaatgagtacaaattttagcgtaaatcatcgaTCTGTTTCGTAACGACAAATGGGTCTCGAATTACGGCATAGAAATCGCCACAGGCGCTGTCTCGGGTGGATTTCGgcataaaacgtgaaccaaaacagcgtaaatgagtataaattttagcgtaaatcatcgaTTGATTTCGTAACGGCAAATGGGGACAAATTACGGCGTAcaaatcgtgcgcgggttctggctcgagcggatttaagtgtaaatcgtgaaccaaaacagcgtaaatgagtataaattttagcgtaaatgaatagaaatatcagAAACAGACAAATAGATGGAAGCGGATCCATGAACTGAAATATAGATCATAAAATCCTATTGacattggcataaatatgtatacaaaatagcataaaaataggatcgccgTCCTGCGGAACCAGCGCCTCGCATCTGGGATGCGCCACCACTTCGTGCCTAGGGGAGGATGCCGTCGTCGCTAGCGCTTAGGGAAATCCGCCGTCGCGACCGCTGGCACATCGCCGTCGTGCGCACCTCATGGGGCCGTCGCCGCGTGCGTGCCCTCGGGATCCGATGCCGCAGCGTGTCCCTAGATCCGCCGTCGCGCCACAGGGATCCGCCATCGCGAGCGTGTCCCCAGATCCGCCGTCGCGCCTCAGGGATCCGCCGTCGCGAGCGTGTCCCCAGATCCGTCGTCGCGCCACAGATGCTggagcggcggtggcggtggccatcgcagagacggacgggacaaccgccgttgtcaccgggcctagggtgcgctgccgtcgtccgtccgcttcaaGAGCGCCGTCACCGCTTGCTCGCCTGCCTCGGAGCGTCGTTGTCGCTCGTTCCTGGTGGAGCGCCGTCGTCGGTCGCCTGCCTCGAGGTGACACCGCTGCTGTCCCCCAGGATcaccgccgctcgcacgccctagagaaccgccgccgccgctaaaacctaattcctggcggcgtgggggtgtttttatagtagTGGCGTGGGCCGGTTCGTGGGCCCGatgcacgtaatatgcgcagactatatttgcataaactgatacacacatcagcataactcgtattatattTTGGCGTAAGCAGTTAGGTACAATAAAGCCAAAAAAGGTCCGGTGCGGTCGCGCACCTGGTCGGTACGTGGTCGGGGCTTcctatagttaaatagagcctagggctctaaatacatatatatatatatatatatatatatatatatatttggggGCCCTTTCCTAAgactatccgcaaccgttacccctaaatttttcccctatatcacttttcccccctatttttttacctcccgcagcggttccgtctaaatactccccctataccccactacaactataaactatcattttctaTATTAACTATTAattttttttatctactaacaattactcgtggaacCACAGCACAGTGTTTGAGGATGAACAGTGACACACTATATCTGGGGAGAGAAGGAGGCCGACGCTTAGGGGGTtgtagggggcaccgctgcggccgtAGAGTGCCCCCTACAGGTGCCATGCAAGGGGGCAGCGTTGCAGTTAGCCTAACCCAGCATTACCAGGCCTGGGTTTGCAGTAAAATTTATGCCAGAACGAAATATGGGGGCCCTTTCCTAAATCCTAACCCAGCACCAAAAAATCTCAGGTCTAGTGTTAACACTGACATACTACTACTCGTCTCGCTGCTTCTATAGGCAGAGTTACAAGCCTATATGACAGACTGCCAAATGGCAAACATTCTATTAACTATTTTCTTTCTAGTCAATTCGAATAAAC
It encodes:
- the LOC100285558 gene encoding Squalene monooxygenase SE1; the protein is MAAMAAAGGVGLHLIGAATATLIVAVLVAAVLGRRRRARARAQAPPVEGKPAPEAGCAVGDGAGPDVGTDVIIVGAGVAGSALAYTLGKDGRRVHVIERDLTEPDRIVGELLQPGGYLKLIELGLQDCVEEIDAQRVLGYALFKDGRNTKLAYPLEKFHSDVAGRSFHNGRFIQRMRQKAASLPNVQLEQGTVTSLLEENGTVKGVQYKTKSGEELKAYAPLTIVCDGCFSNLRRALCSPKVDVPSCFIGLVLENCQLPHPNHGHVILANPSPILFYPISSTEVRCLVDVPGQKVPSIASGEMANYLKTVVAPQIPPEIYDSFIAAIDKGSIRTMPNRSMPAAPLPTPGALLMGDAFNMRHPLTGGGMTVALSDIVVLRNLLKPLRNLHDASSLCKYLESFYTLRKPVASTINTLAGALYKVFSASPDQARNEMRQACFDYLSLGGVFSNGPIALLSGLNPRPLSLVAHFFAVAIYGVGRLMLPLPSPKRMWIGARLISGACGIILPIIKAEGVRQMFFPATVPAYYRAAPTGE